One Phaseolus vulgaris cultivar G19833 chromosome 2, P. vulgaris v2.0, whole genome shotgun sequence DNA window includes the following coding sequences:
- the LOC137811267 gene encoding protein HAIKU1-like, producing MDNSKNRHNDSLGVNKMGKNIRKSPLHQPNFANNAARQQPQPQVYNISKNEFRDIVQQLTGSPSQDHPPRPPHNPPKPQSMRLQKIRPPPLTPINRPRMPPPIPVPAAAPHSVPHNNAIPRPAQFGQPLPTPGDIWSNTTESPISAYMRYLQNSIMDPSSRGNQVQPQLYPYPQPQVPGNVHPHPPPSSALFPNPPMPMFPSPRFNGPIPPMNATNSSVPTLPSPQANGPPPPLLSPTSQFLLPSPTGYMNLLSPRSPYPLLSPGIQFPSPLTPNFPFSSMGQSGILGPGPQPPPSPGLVFPLSPSGFFPISSPRWRDH from the coding sequence ATGGATAACTCCAAAAACAGGCATAATGATAGTTTGGGTGTTAACAAGATGGGAAAAAATATAAGGAAGAGCCCTTTACATCAGCCCAATTTTGCTAATAATGCTGCTAGACAACAGCCTCAGCCTCAGGTTTACAACATTAGCAAGAATGAATTTCGGGATATTGTTCAGCAGCTTACTGGATCACCCTCCCAGGATCATCCACCTAGACCACCACACAATCCACCGAAGCCGCAGAGCATGCGACTGCAGAAAATTAGACCTCCCCCGTTAACGCCAATCAATCGGCCTCGCATGCCCCCGCCGATTCCAGTGCCTGCTGCTGCCCCTCATTCAGTTCCTCACAATAATGCCATACCAAGACCTGCTCAGTTTGGCCAACCGTTGCCTACTCCTGGGGATATATGGTCTAATACGACCGAGTCACCTATATCTGCTTACATGCGTTACCTTCAGAATTCAATAATGGATCCAAGTTCAAGGGGTAACCAAGTTCAGCCTCAACTATATCCCTACCCTCAACCTCAAGTACCTGGCAATGTCCATCCGCATCCCCCTCCCTCGTCTGCTTTGTTTCCTAATCCTCCCATGCCCATGTTCCCTTCCCCAAGATTTAATGGTCCCATTCCTCCTATGAATGCTACTAACTCTTCAGTACCTACTCTTCCTTCACCACAAGCAAATGGCCCTCCTCCCCCTTTACTTTCTCCAACCTCTCAATTCCTCCTGCCTTCTCCAACTGGTTACATGAATCTGCTATCCCCTCGATCACCTTATCCTCTTCTGTCACCTGGCATTCAGTTCCCATCTCCGCTTACACCAAATTTTCCGTTCTCATCCATGGGGCAGTCAGGGATTTTAGGTCCTGGCCCACAACCGCCTCCTTCTCCTGGCCTTGTGTTTCCGTTATCTCCTTCAGGCTTTTTTCCCATATCAAGTCCCAGGTGGAGAGACCACTAG